One Caldicellulosiruptoraceae bacterium PP1 genomic window, AAGGTGATAGTTTTCTAATTCCAGCAACTCTTGGTAATTATGAAATAACCGGTTGTTTGACTCTTTTAGAAACAACTGCATAAATAGATTATTCCTATTACAATCAATATATTTGTTAATTTCCCCATAAAAGAAAAACACCTTTCTGTTTTAATATTACAGAGAGGTGTTTTTTATGTTTTATTAAACTGGACAACCAATTTGGCTAACGAATAAAGTTGGTAAATACTTTCATTTCTTTCTCTGGCTCTTTAACCTTTTCTTTACTATTTTCAACAAGTTTTAATAGCCATGCCATATTTTTACCTAATACTCTTATTATTTGAACCCCTTCTTCATCTTGAAGGACCTCTCCAGGTCTTGTACCATGAATAACACTCCAATAGTTTGTTGTAGGCAACAACATTTCAGCGTAATTCAAGTAATTATTAAGTTGATTAAATGCTGTAACACCACCAGAACGTCTAACAGTAACTATCGATGCCCCAACTTTATGTCTAAAAAGACCTCCGTTTGAAGCTGATACATAAAATGCCCTGTCTAAAAACGCTTTCATTGTAGCTGAAATATATGAAAAATGTACTGGAGAAGCTAAAATAAT contains:
- a CDS encoding flavodoxin family protein — encoded protein: MKVVAFNGSPRKEGNTYHALKIISEELNKEGIEVEIVHVGDRALRGCLACGMCAKNRNEKCVINDEVNEWIQKMKAADGIILASPVHFSYISATMKAFLDRAFYVSASNGGLFRHKVGASIVTVRRSGGVTAFNQLNNYLNYAEMLLPTTNYWSVIHGTRPGEVLQDEEGVQIIRVLGKNMAWLLKLVENSKEKVKEPEKEMKVFTNFIR